DNA from Thermodesulfatator atlanticus DSM 21156:
GGGCTAGAAAAATCAGCAGGTGGAGACCATTAAACCATTAAATTAAAAGAAAATAATTTCAAGGAGGATAAAAATGGCAGGAGGACCTGTTACAGGACATGTATCCCCAGAACAACTGCAAATCGTCACCCAGATATTATCATCAGATCCTTTAAACTATTTGTGGATAGCCTTGTTAGGATTCATGGGTGGCACTCTTTCTGGATTTATTGGCTCAGGAGGTGCCTTTTTAATGACCCCCGGCATGATGAACCTAGGGGTACCAGGGGTCATGGCTGTAGGTGCTAATATTACGCATAAATTTGGTAAAGCGATGATGGGCTCTCGCAAACACGGCGAAATGGGCCATGTGGACAAAAAACTTGCTGTTTTCCTGCTCATTACAGCATTAATAGGAATTAAGCTGGCTGTCTGGGTAAATGGTTATATGTTTCACCATCTAGGTAAGGCTGGATCAAGCTTATACGTTAGTGCTTTCTTTGTGCTAACTCTTAGTGTCATCGGCGGCTCTATGTTGCGTGATGCCTTGCGTACCGCTAGAGGAACTGCTGTTGGACCATCTAAAGCGTTGCTCAACCTTTCAAGTAAGCTCCGAATTCCACCTATGATTAATTTCCCCGTGGCTGGTGTTAAAATATCTCTCTGGACAATTCTTTTCGTAGGAACCGCCGTGGGCTACATGGCGGGAACCATTGGCGTGGGTGGCTTTATCGGTGTTCCTGCTATGATTTACGTTTTCGGCGTCCCTACGGTTGTGGCTGCTGGAACAGAGCTCTTTTTGGCCATGTTCATGGGAGCCTGGGGAGCTTTTAACTATGCCCTGGCAGGCTTTGTCGATTTGAGGCTTACTTTTCTCCTTTACGCTGGTTCTCTTGTTGGCATTTACTTTGGTGCTATTGGAACTAAGCTTGTAAAAGAATTATATATCCGCATGGTTACCGCTATTTTAATTCTTCTTTGCTGTGTGTCTCGCGGCCTTGCAATTCCTGAGTATTTACATAAGCTGAACATCATCAGCCTCTCGGAAAGAAGTGCTCAAATGTTTGAACTCGGTAGCAAATTCTTCTTGTTCGCCAGCGGTGGAATAGCAACTCTTCTAATTATTTACTGGACCCTTAAGGGGCACATTGAAAAACAGCGTTTGGTGAAAAAATATGGATTAATCTCTATAGGAGAAAAATCTCTGTCTGCATAACAGGAGCAGGGAGGGGGGAACTCCCCTCTCTGCTCAAAAATGGAGAAGACTATGGCCTACAAACATTTGTTAGTTCCTATCGACGGGTCAGACATAGGTTTTAAGGCAATTGAACAAGCAGCTGATTTAGCAAAACAATACAATGCCAAAATGACAATCCTTTTTGTTATCCCTAAAGGTGGCGAGTTTGTAGACTTATTCAATATAAAAACAGTCACAAAGGCTTTTGAAGAAGAAGCCAAAAAGTTTTTTGAAAAAGCACGAAAAATTACCACAGAAAAAAATATCTCCCCCTCTTTTCGTATTGCAGAAGGCAAACCATATGAAAAAATCATTGAAGTAGCTAAGTTGTTAGGTTGTGATCTCATTATTATGGGAAGCCATGGTAGAGGTAGTATTGAAAAATTTTTTATTGGTAGTTGTACAGAACGCGTTCTTAAAGAGGCCCCTTGTCCGGTATTAGTTGTCCGCGATTAATAAATAAGCAAAACTTAAGAATTAATTCACTTATTATTAATATTTTTGTTAATCATTCAAAAATTTAGAAGAAACAAAGAAAAAATTTGAGAATTTTTTAACTTTGTAACAGAAATTACAAGATTATAGCGCCTTTTTAAGGTCTAGCCTCTTTTGACCCCCCTTCTTATTTCCTCTAAAAATGTTTCATAATTGAAACACATAAAATGTTAACAAGTTACCTCAAAAGGAGGGCTTTATTTATGGATAAATTTGATTGGAGGAAGGTAACCCTACTTGTCTGTCTTCTTGTTGGTGTCATCTTTTATTATTCGTGGGGCCAAGCCTCTCCAGAAGCAGCTAAAGAAGCCATTAGTTCCGTTGCGGAAAATGCCGCTGCAGTTAGCAGCAAACCCTGGTGGTTCTGGCCCTTAGCTCTATTTATTACGACTTTTTTGATAGGAATCGTAGCAGTGCTTGGGGGAGTAGGAGGAGGAGTGCTATTTGTCCCCATTGTTAGCGGTTTTTTTCCTTTTAATTTAGATTTTGTTCGTACCGCTGGGCTTTTGGTGGCTCTTTCAGGGGCCTTGGCTGCTGGGCCAGGGCTTCTTATGAGGAATCTCGCCTCGTTACGTCTTGCTATTCCCATTGCTTTGATAGCTTCTACAGCTTCTATTATAGGTGCCATGATCGGTCTTGCGCTACCAAGAAACATCGTCCAAATACTTCTTGGTGTTACTATTCTTTTCATAGTAGCGCTTATGTTCTTTTCTAAGAAAAGCGAATTCCCCGAAGTAAAAAATCCCGATCGCCTAGGGCTAGCCTTGGGGATGTGGGGAATTTATCGCGAAGAATCCACCGGCGAAGTTTACAAATGGCACGTCCACAGAACTCCCTTGGGACTACTTCTCTTTATTGTCATAGGTGTTATGGCGGGAATGTTTGGCCTGGGGGCTGGTTGGGCTAACATCCCGGTTTTGAATTTATTAATGGGTGCCCCTATAAAAATTTCTGTTGCCACTAGTAAGTTTTTGCTCTCAATCACCGACACCTCTGCTGCCTGGATTTACATCAATAGCGGCGGCATTATCCCCTTAATAGTAATCCCCTCTCTAGTAGGCATTATGCTTGGTTCTTTCATTGGTGTAAGGCTTCTTGCCATCGCACGTCCTGCAATGGTGCGCTGGATTGTTATCGGTATGCTTCTTTTTGCAGGAGTAAGGGCTGTTCTAAAAGGACTAGGAATTTAAACTAAAGGAGGTTTAAGCCATGGCAGAAAGACTTGACCCTAACACCCAAATAGAAACCCCCCCAGAGGCCATTATTTATGCCAAAATATTACAGTACGGTTCCTTATTTGGCATCGTGCTCATGATCCTTACTTTTATCATCTATATTTTTCAAATTTTGCCTTCATTTGTTCCCCCTGAAAAACTTCCAAGTCTCTGGCACATGACAGCTTATGAATTTATTCATCACATAGGACTTAAAAGCGGCTGGGATTGGATCCACTATTTGAATTATGGTGATATTTTAAATTACGTGGGAATTGCTTTTCTTGCAGGCCTTACCATAGTTGGGTACGTAGCCATTTTACCTTTTCTTTTTTCATCTGGTGCTTATGCAGTTGGCATTATCTCCGTTGCCGAAATAATTATTCTTATTCTGGCTGCCTCTGGTATCCTCCAAGCCGGCCACTAACTGCACTAAAGGGGGAAGCTTTGTTTTCCCCCTTTGTCTTTTTTGCTCTTCCAAAATCCCCCAAAATTGACTAAAGAAAAAATCGTTTTGTTACGAAATAAATTGGAGACCAGTTCCTTTAAGAGGAGTGCCATATGTTAAAAACGGCCTTTTTACCGCGGTTTTGGCTAATCACTCTTTTCGTTTTGGGACTTTCTGTATCGAGCTGGGCAGGGGGAGGAGCTATCCACAAAGCACATACCCCTGAGGGTAATGTATATATTTTTGGCAAAATTATCGATACCCACAAAGAGCCCGTGCCAGAGGCCGAAGTAAAAGTATACGTTAACGGAAAGCCCTACCATGAGACCCACATTCTTACGGAACTAGATGGTTCTTTTTATATCGACCTTCTGCTTAAGCCTGAAGAACTAAAACAATCACGAATTGATATTGTCTTTTCAAAATCTGCTTACAAAAAAGAAGATGTTTCTCTTACAGCAAATGATTTTGCTGAAAAAGACGGAAAATACTATGCCAAACTAAACATAACTTTAAAAAGAGCTTTGAGTCCAGCCTTTTGGATTGCTACAGGTGTTTTTATTTTGGCTTATGTTCTCATCTCTTTTGAGCTGCTACATCGTACCCTTGCAGCCATGCTTGGTGCTGCCACTATGCTCGTTATTACCTACACCATAGGCGTATTTAATCCTGATTATCGCATTCTTTCTTATGATAGCGCTATCAAATCTATTGATATGAACGTAATTTTTCTCTTGATGGGTATGATGATAATTATCGGTGTTTTAAAAAATACAGGGGTATTTCAATGGTGCGCTTACAAATGCTATCAACTCTCGCGCGGAAATGTCTTTATACTTTCGGTTGTATTGATGATCTTTACGGGGTTTTCATCTGCTTTTCTCGATAATGTTACTACGATGCTTCTTCTTACCCCTGTAACCATTGAAATTGCCCTTGCCCTGGGAATTAATCCTTTATCTTTGCTTATTCCTGAAATTTTAGCATCAAATATCGGCGGAACTGCCACTCTTATTGGTGATCCTCCTAATATCATGATTGGTTCCTATGCAGGGCTTACTTTTCTGCAATTTGTAGAAAAATTAGCTCCTGTGTGCGTGCTTTCCTTGATAGTGCTTTCTATTTACAACCGTTTTGTCTATCAGAAGGAATACAATAAATCTCATATCGAAGACATCGATGCTTTTATGGAAAAATTGAGGCAAGAATATCAAATTACTGACAAAACACTTCTTTCTTTTGGTCTTTTAGTAATGGGAGTTGTTATTCTCATGTTTTTGCTCCATGGTGTACTTCACATGGAAGTAAGCATTGCAGCTCTATTTGGAGCAAGTATCATATTTACATATAGTGCCTTAACTAAGAAAGTCGATATTGCCCATCTAGTAGAAAAAGACATAGAATGGCTAACACTTCTCTTTTTTATCTTTCTTTTTATGCTTGTAGGAGCTGTTGAAGAAGTAGGCTTATTAGATATTGTGGCTGACTGGGTGTTGCATTTGTCCCATGGCAATCTTATAGCTGCTATCTGCTTAATCCTTTGGGTGTCTGCTTTTATGAGCGCCTTTGTTGACAACATTCCCTTTACCGCTACGATGCTCCCTATCACGGCTTATTTGACTAAAGTAATCCCCGGCGCAGAGTCTGGTGTTCTTTGGTGGGCCCTTGCTTTAGGAGCATGCTTTGGTGGAAACGGAACCATGATCGGTGCCAGCGCTAATGTTGTCACCCTTGGAATCGCAGAAGCCACTGGACACCGGACTACCTTTTTCGGATTCATGAAAGTGGCTGCGCCTTTCACTATAATTAGCGTATTGATAGCTAATCTCTGGCTCATATTTTTCCTTAAATAACAGGAGGATTTATGCACACCAAAACTCGTCCTCATTTACAAAGTGTTTTAATCCCCGTTGATAAAACGGAACATTCAGAAAGGGCGGTCAAATTTGCTGCAAGGCTGGTTTCCCCTATCTCTCCAGAAATAACCAAAAAAGTTACCCTTATTCACATAATTGCTTATAGTTATCTAGAAAAAATGGCCTCAAACATAGACATTAGGTTTAAAAATATTCTAGAAAGCCCTCTTTTTAAGCGCATTCTTGAACAGCACGTGGAAAAAGAAGTAAATCCCTTCCTGGAAGAGTTCGCAAAAATTTTCAAGGAAAACAAGTTCTCAGGAGAACTTGAAAAGCATATTTCCCAAGGTGAACCTGGCAAAGAAATCGTAACCTTCGCCGAAAAAAATAATATAGAAAGCATCATTATGGGAAGGAGAAAACGCTCTCATACGGCGGAAACACTACTAGGCAGCTGTAGCCATATTGTAATTCATCGCGCTAAAAAGCAAAACATCTTTATTGTGGGACAGGAAGTGCGGGAAGAAGGTTGCCCGGTAAATAAAATACTGGTTCCAGTTGATGGCTCAAGGCCTTCTTATCGTGCGGTAAAAGAAGCTGCTGCAATTGCCAATTGTTTTCCTGAAGGAATGGTACAAGTTTCAATAATATCTGTGCTAGATCCCATTTATCTTGATCAAAATTCAGATGAAGAAAAAGAAGTACACAAAATCATAGAAAAAGCCCGCCAAATTTTAAAAGACGAAGGGCTTAATGATGGCCAAATAAACTCTTACCTAGAATTTGGCGATCCAGGAAGAACAATCGCCCGCATTGCAGACGAGGAAGGATTCCCTTTGATAATGATGGGTCGAACTGGGAAATCTGGCCTTCGAGAAATCGTATTGGGAAGTGTTTCTACAAGGGTCATTCATAAAGTTGAAAAAGCAACCGTAGGATTGGTTCCTATTAAGAATGGAGATTTTATAGACTAGATAAAACCTTTGAAAACACCCGGGATCCGTTTCCATTTTTCGTGAAAATTGGAACGGATCCCTTACTACGTCAGGCTTTTAATGCTCCTGTTATATCTCTGCCTTAAAGAATCTTTTCGAGTTCTTCTCTGGTCGCCGCATGGGCCTTATCCTCATAAAGTGGACGGCAGGCGCTAAGTTCGGCCTCACCTGTGGCAAGCCTGCTGGCAAAGGCCAAACAAGTTGCCTCGCCACAGGCACGGCAATTTGTTTTGGGAAGCAATTTATAAATAGTCAGTGCCGGAGGCCTTTCTTTAGGCTCATAAAGAGGGGAAATGCTATCTTTTAATAGCCAAATATTATCAAGGTATTCGGCAAGTTTTTCGCGATAAATTTTACCTTCTTCGATGTCTTTGATGTTTGCAATTTGAGCCTCATAAGTCCTAAGGGCTACTTTTTTGCCCTCCAACTTGAAAATTATCACGGGTTCTTTTGGGT
Protein-coding regions in this window:
- a CDS encoding sulfite exporter TauE/SafE family protein, whose translation is MAGGPVTGHVSPEQLQIVTQILSSDPLNYLWIALLGFMGGTLSGFIGSGGAFLMTPGMMNLGVPGVMAVGANITHKFGKAMMGSRKHGEMGHVDKKLAVFLLITALIGIKLAVWVNGYMFHHLGKAGSSLYVSAFFVLTLSVIGGSMLRDALRTARGTAVGPSKALLNLSSKLRIPPMINFPVAGVKISLWTILFVGTAVGYMAGTIGVGGFIGVPAMIYVFGVPTVVAAGTELFLAMFMGAWGAFNYALAGFVDLRLTFLLYAGSLVGIYFGAIGTKLVKELYIRMVTAILILLCCVSRGLAIPEYLHKLNIISLSERSAQMFELGSKFFLFASGGIATLLIIYWTLKGHIEKQRLVKKYGLISIGEKSLSA
- a CDS encoding universal stress protein, with translation MAYKHLLVPIDGSDIGFKAIEQAADLAKQYNAKMTILFVIPKGGEFVDLFNIKTVTKAFEEEAKKFFEKARKITTEKNISPSFRIAEGKPYEKIIEVAKLLGCDLIIMGSHGRGSIEKFFIGSCTERVLKEAPCPVLVVRD
- a CDS encoding sulfite exporter TauE/SafE family protein yields the protein MDKFDWRKVTLLVCLLVGVIFYYSWGQASPEAAKEAISSVAENAAAVSSKPWWFWPLALFITTFLIGIVAVLGGVGGGVLFVPIVSGFFPFNLDFVRTAGLLVALSGALAAGPGLLMRNLASLRLAIPIALIASTASIIGAMIGLALPRNIVQILLGVTILFIVALMFFSKKSEFPEVKNPDRLGLALGMWGIYREESTGEVYKWHVHRTPLGLLLFIVIGVMAGMFGLGAGWANIPVLNLLMGAPIKISVATSKFLLSITDTSAAWIYINSGGIIPLIVIPSLVGIMLGSFIGVRLLAIARPAMVRWIVIGMLLFAGVRAVLKGLGI
- a CDS encoding ArsB/NhaD family transporter; this translates as MLKTAFLPRFWLITLFVLGLSVSSWAGGGAIHKAHTPEGNVYIFGKIIDTHKEPVPEAEVKVYVNGKPYHETHILTELDGSFYIDLLLKPEELKQSRIDIVFSKSAYKKEDVSLTANDFAEKDGKYYAKLNITLKRALSPAFWIATGVFILAYVLISFELLHRTLAAMLGAATMLVITYTIGVFNPDYRILSYDSAIKSIDMNVIFLLMGMMIIIGVLKNTGVFQWCAYKCYQLSRGNVFILSVVLMIFTGFSSAFLDNVTTMLLLTPVTIEIALALGINPLSLLIPEILASNIGGTATLIGDPPNIMIGSYAGLTFLQFVEKLAPVCVLSLIVLSIYNRFVYQKEYNKSHIEDIDAFMEKLRQEYQITDKTLLSFGLLVMGVVILMFLLHGVLHMEVSIAALFGASIIFTYSALTKKVDIAHLVEKDIEWLTLLFFIFLFMLVGAVEEVGLLDIVADWVLHLSHGNLIAAICLILWVSAFMSAFVDNIPFTATMLPITAYLTKVIPGAESGVLWWALALGACFGGNGTMIGASANVVTLGIAEATGHRTTFFGFMKVAAPFTIISVLIANLWLIFFLK
- a CDS encoding universal stress protein gives rise to the protein MHTKTRPHLQSVLIPVDKTEHSERAVKFAARLVSPISPEITKKVTLIHIIAYSYLEKMASNIDIRFKNILESPLFKRILEQHVEKEVNPFLEEFAKIFKENKFSGELEKHISQGEPGKEIVTFAEKNNIESIIMGRRKRSHTAETLLGSCSHIVIHRAKKQNIFIVGQEVREEGCPVNKILVPVDGSRPSYRAVKEAAAIANCFPEGMVQVSIISVLDPIYLDQNSDEEKEVHKIIEKARQILKDEGLNDGQINSYLEFGDPGRTIARIADEEGFPLIMMGRTGKSGLREIVLGSVSTRVIHKVEKATVGLVPIKNGDFID
- a CDS encoding (Fe-S)-binding protein, coding for MNKFLREDFRLEPASCYVDMRCPRYRAVIPAEEDLSPLMPYINRKAQVVFYDPKEPVIIFKLEGKKVALRTYEAQIANIKDIEEGKIYREKLAEYLDNIWLLKDSISPLYEPKERPPALTIYKLLPKTNCRACGEATCLAFASRLATGEAELSACRPLYEDKAHAATREELEKIL